One Chitinophagales bacterium genomic window carries:
- a CDS encoding elongation factor G: MKVYDTAHIKNIVLLGHAHAGKTTLTETMIYEAGLITRRGKVTEKNTVSDYHELEQERGNSVFSTLTFTEWRGNKINIIDTPGYDDFIGEIIAPLRVADTGILLINAQYGVEVGTEHIWEYAEKFGTPLILAVNQIDREEANFELCVEQAKQRFGNKVTVVQYPLNPGLGFDSVIDVLKMTMYKFPPEGGKPEKLPIPDSERERAKQLHNELVELAAQEDEKLMELYFDKGELDEDHMVQGLRMAMIKRDIFPLFCISAERNMGSGRLMGFINNVAPSAADMPPARLTNGQTLPCDPNGPPCIFIYKTISEPHLGDLSFFKVMSGEIKSGMELVNYQSGQTERLNQLFVMEGKKREPISSLNAGDLGAVVKLKSSHTNETLHLKNTPLAVEPIPFPEPIIRTAVVAVKQGEEEKLSQALHVIHGEDPTLNVEHNSELKQLIISGQGELHLNTVKWKLEKMFKVDVQFIEPKIPYRETITKPVKSEYRHKKQSGGAGQFAEVHMLVEPWYEGMEKPHGLNVRSEEVIDLPWGGKLVFLNCIVGGAIDARFMPSILKGVMEKMENGPLTGSRVRDVRVSVFDGKMHPVDSNDMAFKIAGLMAFRQAFTQAAPRILEPIYEVEVTTPEDYMGDVITDLQGRRAIILGMEQDGHYQKIRANVPLAELYKYSSALRSITQGRAKHTRKFVEYAVVPPDIQQKLVAAFKEELQEA, encoded by the coding sequence ATGAAGGTATATGATACTGCCCACATTAAAAACATTGTGTTACTGGGACATGCCCATGCTGGCAAAACCACCCTCACTGAAACGATGATTTATGAAGCAGGACTAATCACCCGCAGGGGAAAAGTGACCGAAAAGAATACCGTTTCTGACTATCACGAGCTGGAACAGGAGAGAGGCAATTCTGTATTTAGTACACTGACTTTTACGGAATGGCGAGGGAATAAAATAAACATTATTGATACGCCCGGCTACGATGATTTTATTGGCGAAATCATTGCTCCCCTCAGAGTTGCCGACACTGGCATTCTGCTGATTAATGCTCAATACGGTGTGGAAGTGGGTACGGAGCATATTTGGGAATATGCCGAAAAATTCGGCACCCCTTTGATTCTGGCAGTAAACCAGATTGACCGGGAAGAAGCCAATTTTGAGTTATGTGTTGAGCAAGCCAAACAGCGGTTCGGCAATAAGGTTACCGTTGTTCAATATCCGCTGAATCCCGGGCTCGGATTTGACTCGGTGATTGATGTGCTAAAGATGACCATGTATAAATTTCCGCCTGAAGGAGGCAAACCGGAAAAGCTTCCTATTCCCGATAGTGAGCGAGAACGCGCTAAGCAACTGCATAATGAACTGGTAGAGCTGGCTGCCCAGGAAGATGAAAAGCTGATGGAACTATATTTTGACAAAGGCGAGCTGGATGAAGACCACATGGTGCAGGGTTTGCGTATGGCTATGATTAAGAGAGATATTTTTCCCCTGTTTTGTATTTCTGCTGAACGCAACATGGGCAGTGGCCGTCTGATGGGCTTTATCAACAATGTGGCCCCTTCGGCAGCAGATATGCCCCCGGCCCGCCTGACAAATGGCCAGACCCTTCCTTGCGATCCCAATGGCCCTCCCTGCATCTTTATCTACAAAACCATTTCCGAGCCCCATCTGGGTGATCTCTCCTTTTTCAAAGTCATGTCCGGAGAAATTAAATCCGGAATGGAACTGGTAAACTATCAGAGTGGCCAAACGGAGCGTTTAAACCAGCTGTTCGTCATGGAAGGGAAAAAACGCGAGCCGATTTCTTCCCTCAATGCCGGAGACCTTGGGGCCGTGGTTAAACTGAAATCCTCGCACACCAACGAAACACTGCATCTCAAAAATACCCCTCTTGCCGTAGAGCCTATCCCCTTCCCCGAACCGATTATACGCACGGCAGTTGTTGCGGTAAAACAGGGAGAGGAGGAAAAGCTCTCTCAGGCTTTACATGTTATTCACGGAGAAGATCCTACCTTAAACGTAGAACACAACAGCGAGCTCAAGCAATTGATTATCAGCGGGCAGGGTGAACTCCATCTGAACACCGTGAAATGGAAGCTGGAAAAGATGTTTAAGGTTGATGTACAGTTTATAGAACCCAAAATACCCTACCGGGAAACGATTACCAAACCCGTTAAATCTGAATATCGCCACAAAAAACAAAGTGGCGGTGCCGGTCAGTTTGCAGAAGTGCACATGCTGGTAGAACCCTGGTATGAAGGTATGGAAAAGCCCCATGGACTGAATGTGCGCTCCGAAGAAGTCATTGACCTGCCCTGGGGCGGCAAACTGGTGTTTTTGAACTGCATTGTGGGTGGCGCCATTGATGCACGGTTCATGCCATCCATTCTCAAAGGCGTCATGGAAAAAATGGAAAACGGCCCGCTGACCGGCTCTCGTGTACGAGATGTGCGCGTATCCGTATTTGACGGCAAAATGCATCCGGTAGACAGCAATGACATGGCATTTAAAATAGCCGGACTTATGGCTTTCCGACAGGCCTTTACCCAGGCTGCCCCCCGTATTCTGGAACCGATTTATGAAGTTGAAGTAACCACTCCGGAAGACTACATGGGAGATGTCATCACAGACCTGCAAGGAAGAAGAGCCATCATCCTGGGCATGGAACAAGACGGGCATTATCAAAAAATACGCGCCAACGTACCCCTGGCCGAGCTGTATAAATACAGTTCTGCCCTGCGCTCCATTACACAGGGCCGAGCCAAGCATACAAGAAAATTTGTAGAATACGCTGTTGTTCCGCCTGACATACAGCAAAAACTGGTAGCTGCCTTTAAGGAAGAATTACAGGAGGCCTAA
- the cmk gene encoding cytidylate kinase, with protein MNEKKIIIAIDGFASCGKSTLARQLAEKLGYVYIDSGAIYRALMLYFLKNNLDFNDPNALQQGLSEAKISFRFNPQTRTNEVCLNGRNVESEIRDMRVSRKVSELSKIKAVRQRVVELLREIGKDKGIVMDGRDIGTVVFPDAELKLFVTADFQERIRRRYEELKQKGVSVSREEIAQNLRERDEADIHRKESPLRKAPDAVEVDNTHLTPAQQLQLVYEMAWKKIHPLH; from the coding sequence TTGAACGAAAAGAAAATCATTATAGCTATTGACGGTTTTGCTTCATGCGGTAAAAGCACGTTAGCACGCCAATTGGCTGAAAAACTGGGTTATGTGTACATTGATTCCGGAGCTATATACCGTGCCTTAATGCTTTATTTTCTGAAAAACAATCTGGACTTCAATGACCCCAATGCTCTGCAACAAGGATTATCGGAGGCGAAGATATCTTTTCGCTTCAACCCGCAAACACGGACCAACGAAGTCTGTCTGAATGGACGAAATGTAGAAAGTGAAATTCGCGATATGCGTGTTTCCAGAAAGGTGAGTGAACTGAGTAAGATTAAAGCTGTACGCCAACGAGTGGTAGAACTGTTACGGGAAATAGGAAAGGACAAAGGCATAGTAATGGACGGACGTGATATCGGGACAGTAGTTTTTCCGGATGCCGAATTAAAGTTGTTTGTGACCGCAGACTTTCAGGAACGTATCCGCAGGCGGTATGAGGAGCTGAAGCAAAAGGGAGTGTCCGTAAGCCGTGAGGAGATTGCTCAAAATCTCAGGGAACGTGATGAGGCCGACATCCATCGCAAGGAAAGCCCTTTACGCAAAGCTCCTGACGCTGTGGAGGTGGACAATACGCATCTCACTCCTGCACAGCAACTGCAGCTTGTGTATGAGATGGCATGGAAAAAAATACACCCCTTGCATTGA